The window GGCAATGTCGCCCCCTACATAGGTACGAAGGACATTGTCATGATCCCCAGCATCGTGGATGTCTCCGGCATCAATCGCCTCTCCCGCACCCTCCTGGCCCGCGCTGCCGGGGCCATCTGCGGCATGGTGGAAATGGAGATCCCGCCTACAGAGGACAAGCCGCTCATTGCCGCCTCCATGTTCGGCAACACCACGGAATGCGTGAATGCCGCCAAGACTCTCCTCGAAAAAGCTGGCTATGAAGTTCTCGTTTTCGCCGCCACAGGCACTGGGGGCCGCATCATGGAAAGCCTCATCGAAAGCGGCCTCATTACAGGCGTGATGGACATCACCACCACCGAATGGGCAGATGAACTCGTCGGCGGGGTCCTCAATGCCGGCCCGCATCGGCTGGAGGCCGCAGGCAAAACTGGCACCCCGGCCATCGTCACGCCTGGTTGCCTGGACATGGTGAATTTTGGCGAACCTGCCAGCATCCCAGCCAAGTTCAAAGATCGTCTTTTCTACCAGCACAACCCGCAGGTCACCCTCATGCGAACCTCGCCGGAGGAATGCGCCGAACTGGGCCGCATCTTGGCCGAGAAGGTCAATGCCTACACCGGCCTCGTTACCGTGCTTCTCCCGCTGAAAGCCATCAGCGTCATCAGCGCACCCGGCAAACCGTTCCACGATCCGGCAGCGGACACGGCCCTTTTCACCTCTATCAAATCTCACCTCCGCCCTGAAATTCCGGTCATCGAGATGGACTGTGAGATCAATGCGCCGGAGTTCTCGGAAGCGTGTGTTGGGGCTCTATTGGCCACTTTGCCAAGATAAATCTCATTTGGTCTTCACTGCTGCTCGTCCCATCTCCGCGCTTGACGCCCTCTGAGAACTGAGCACTGAGCACTCAGCCTCTTTTTGCTCTCCACCATGTCCCTCGGCCAACTCCTCCTCACCGGCGTTCCCGGTCCTGAACTCGATTCTGAAACCGCCGCTCGCTTCAAGAAGCTGCAGCCCGGTGGATTCATTCTCTTTGGCCGCAACATCATCTCGCCCGAGCAGGTGCGGAAGCTGATTGATGATCTGCGCGATCTATCCGACATCGAGCCCTTCATCACCATCGACCAGGAAGGTGGCCGCGTGTCTCGCCTGCGCCTCATTGGCGAGGAGCCGCCGAATGCCCAGTCCCTGCGTGACAAGGGGGACGTGAAACTCA is drawn from Prosthecobacter algae and contains these coding sequences:
- a CDS encoding Tm-1-like ATP-binding domain-containing protein; the encoded protein is MATIAVLGTLDTKGQEHAYVAELIRQRGHQPLLIDTGSGSAPTVSPDISREEVAAAGAIDLAGILTRQDRGEAVTAMAEASAKLLAGLVSSGRIQGVISLGGGGGTAISSSAMRALPIGFPKVMVSTLAAGNVAPYIGTKDIVMIPSIVDVSGINRLSRTLLARAAGAICGMVEMEIPPTEDKPLIAASMFGNTTECVNAAKTLLEKAGYEVLVFAATGTGGRIMESLIESGLITGVMDITTTEWADELVGGVLNAGPHRLEAAGKTGTPAIVTPGCLDMVNFGEPASIPAKFKDRLFYQHNPQVTLMRTSPEECAELGRILAEKVNAYTGLVTVLLPLKAISVISAPGKPFHDPAADTALFTSIKSHLRPEIPVIEMDCEINAPEFSEACVGALLATLPR